The Engystomops pustulosus chromosome 4, aEngPut4.maternal, whole genome shotgun sequence genome contains a region encoding:
- the SRPK2 gene encoding SRSF protein kinase 2 isoform X6, producing the protein MKVVKSAQHYTETALDEIKLLRCVRESDPGDPNKDMVVQLIDDFKISGMNGIHVCMVFEVLGHHLLKWIIKSNYQGLPIRCVKSIIRQVLQGLDYLHSKCKIIHTDIKPENILMCVDDAYVRRMAAEATEWQKAGAPPPSGSAVSTAPQQKPVGKISKNKKKKLKKKQKRQAELLEKRLQEIEELEREAEKKKTEENENEQDVESQPEAKLKTVCLEDAADEEPANEYVSPGNVSSEGEDHDEKDDNEKEIVEKDDEEEEPELVNTDPTWIESPKTNGHMENGPFSLEQPLDDEEEDEEDCPNPEDFNLDESNAESDYTYSSSYEQFNSELPNGQHKNAELQFSDFSAEMFSEPLESVESGLAASEDSTVIERDVGSPCQDRSRTVSASSTGDMPKNKMRAADLLVNPLDPRNADNIRVKIADLGNACWVHKHFTEDIQTRQYRSIEVLIGAGYSTPADIWSTACMAFELATGDYLFEPHSGEDYSRDEDHIAHIIELLGNIPRHFALSGKYSREFFNRRGELRHITKLKPWSLFDVLVEKYGWPHEDAAQFTDFLTPMLEMVPEKRASASECLRHPWLNS; encoded by the exons ATGTCTGTATGGTGTTTGAAGTTCTAGGTCATCACTTATTAAAATGGATCATCAAGTCAAACTATCAGGGTCTTCCTATTCGCTGTGTGAAAAGTATAATACGTCAG GTCCTTCAGGGCCTGGACTATCTACATAGCAAATGTAAAATTATCCACACCGACATAAAACCAGAAAATATCTTGATGTGTGTTGATGATGCTTACGTGCGTCGAATGGCTGCAGAAGCCACTGAATGGCAGAAAGCCGGTGCACCGCCTCCATCAGGTTCTGCAG TCAGTACAGCTCCACAACAGAAGCCA GTTGGAAagatttcaaaaaataaaaaaaaaaagcttaaaaaaaaacaaaagcgtCAAGCAGAGCTTCTTGAAAAAAGACTTCAAGAGATTGAAGAATTGGAGAGGGAGGCAGAAAAGAAAAAGAcagaagaaaatgaaaatgagCAGGATGTCGAGAGCCAGCCAGAAGCCAAGTTGAAGACAGTTTGTCTGGAAGATGCTGCAGATGAGGAGCCGGCCAATGAATATG TCTCGCCTGGTAATGTTTCTTCAGAAGGGGAGGATCATGATGAGAAAGACGATAATGAAAAGGAAATTGTTGAGaaagatgatgaggaggaggagccagAACTGGTTAACACAGATCCAACATGGATAGAGTCTCCAAAAACAAATGGCCATATGGAAAATGGACCATTCTCACTGGAACAGCCATTAGAtgatgaagaggaggatgaggaagactgCCCAAATCCTGAGGACTTTAATCTAGATGAGTCAAATGCAGAAAGTGATTATACATATAGTAGCTCTTATGAACAGTTTAATAGTGAATTGCCAAATGGACAACATAAGAATGCGGAATTACAGTTCTCCGATTTTTCAGCAGAAATGTTTTCagaacccttagagtctgtagaaTCTGGTTTAGCAGCTTCCGAGGATTCCACTGTTATAGAGAGGGATGTAGGTAGCCCTTGCCAAGACAGGAGCAGGACAGTTTCTGCATCAAGTACTGGAGATATGCCAAAAA ATAAAATGCGTGCCGCAGATCTACTGGTGAACCCCCTGGATCCTAGAAACGCTGACAATATTAGGGTTAAAATTGCAGATCTTGGAAATGCTTGTTGGGTG CACAAGCACTTCACTGAAGACATACAGACTAGACAGTATCGTTCCATAGAGGTACTCATAGGAGCAGGATACAGCACGCCTGCGGATATCTGGAGCACAGCCTGTATG GCATTTGAACTAGCAACTGGAGACTATTTATTTGAACCACATTCCGGAGAGGACTACTCTAGAGATGAAG ACCATATAGCACACATCATTGAGCTTCTAGGCAATATCCCAAGACACTTTGCTCTGTCTGGAAAATATTCTCGGGAATTCTTCAATCGCAGAG GAGAACTACGACACATCACTAAACTAAAGCCCTGGAGTCTTTTTGACGTCTTGGTGGAGAAGTACGGGTGGCCTCATGAAGATGCTGCACAGTTTACAGATTTTCTCACTCCTATGCTGGAAATGGTCCCGGAGAAGCGAGCATCTGCTAGCGAGTGCCTGAGACATCCTTGGTTGAATTCTTAG